In the genome of Methanothermobacter sp. K4, one region contains:
- a CDS encoding AbrB/MazE/SpoVT family DNA-binding domain-containing protein yields the protein MAMEDVGVPFSNRLTRQGNIKVPADLRDALKLKPGDLLVVEIKKVDRS from the coding sequence ATGGCGATGGAGGATGTTGGCGTGCCATTCAGTAACAGGTTAACCAGGCAGGGGAACATTAAGGTGCCTGCTGATTTGAGGGATGCTTTGAAGTTGAAGCCTGGTGACCTCCTGGTGGTGGAGATCAAAAAAGTTGACAGGTCATAG